Proteins from one Mercurialis annua linkage group LG7, ddMerAnnu1.2, whole genome shotgun sequence genomic window:
- the LOC126656722 gene encoding uncharacterized protein LOC126656722: MSVSFEALAMAGVDHLEWGMDFDEWERNELDEPPPPHLLLDDEDDEITKDFQKEVMQIRNVEKHIPQWFRVVLLMVKVIVNLLIITEVDFV, encoded by the coding sequence ATGTCGGTTTCATTCGAAGCTTTAGCAATGGCCGGTGTAGATCATCTCGAATGGGGAATGGACTTCGATGAATGGGAGCGGAACGAGTTAGACGAACCACCTCCGCCTCATTTACTTCttgatgatgaagatgatgagaTTACTAAAGATTTCCAGAAGGAAGTGATGCAAATCAGAAATGTTGAGAAGCATATACCACAATGGTTTAGGGTTGTTCTATTAATGGTGAAAGTTATTGTTAATCTTTTGATAATTACAGAGGTGGATTTTGTCTAG